TCTATTATGACAATAATTTTCCAGCAAGCGTTTATTCGCTTCATATAGCGCTTCGTAATATTCGTCGTCGGTCATATCGGTGAAGTTAACCGCCAACAAGTCGGAATTTACGTGTTTGTTTTCATAAAAATCTTCACAATCCCTAAGCAATCCCTTTTTGATCGCGTGGTAATACAGCGGGGACCCGGGATACGGCGTAACCGGACGGATCGTGCGCAATTGAGCGCCATTATCATATTTCAATAAAAATTCAACCCCTTTATCCAATGTTTCCTTATTTTCGCCGATATTGCCGAATATTATGTTGAAACCCTGGGATATCCCGGATTTTGAGGTAGCCTCGATGCCTTTTACAATAAGCTCGGCAGTCAATCCTTTTTTCATATTCTTTAAGACCAGGTCATCCATAGACTCAATACCGTAGTTTATGAATGTACAACCGCTTTTTTTCATTATTTTTAATACTTCCGGTTTGGCATAGTTCAACCTGCCGTTACAATCCCAGCGGATATTTAATTTTGCCTTCAGGAACGCTTCGCATAAACTAATCGTCCTTTCGATCGAAGACATCAATAGCTCATCCCCAAAGGTGATGTAAGTTATGCCGAAATCGCGCTTCAGCAGGCTTATCTCATCAACTATGCATTCGTTGCGCCTGGCGCGGAATCCCTTGTCCATTCTGTAGCAAAAATTACATTGAAAAGTGCAGCCCCTGCTTGACAAAACAGTCATGACGAAATCGCTGTTATTGACATGCGGCATCCTGAAAAGCCGGTAATAACTGATAGGGAACAAACGGTACGCGGGGAATGGTATGGTGTCTATGTCCTTTATCGGGTCTCTTCGCTCATTGACCTGCACTTCGTCCCCAGACCTGAAAGCTATTCCCTTGATGCCGGACAACGACTTTCTATTCGCCAGGGCGTCCAAGAGCTCAATAACAGTTATTTCGCCTTCCCCGATCACTGCCGCGTCGGCCTTCGTCTTTTTTAAGAAAAATTCCGGTTCCGGAGACGGACCGTGCCCCCCGATTATGAAAAATGGCCGGTTTTTAGCTTTATTTATGGCGGCGGATATCTTCAGCAGTTTTCGGTACTGGTAGTATCCCCCGACTACGCTCACGCCGATAACGTCAAATTTGTCTTTATCCAGTTTCCCGGTAAGATGCTCTTCGGGGTAATGATGCACGTCCTGGCTGTATATTTCGACTTCGTGTCCGTTTTTCAGGAGGATAGCGGCTACATAAGCAAGCCCTTGCGGAAACCAGTGTATATAAGAATCGTTATCGTAAACTACCAATAAGATCTTCACGATTTACTTCTCATCCATCCAAACTGCGTGCTTTAATTTCCATTCGCCGCCAGTTTTTTCCCAAATATGCGGGGATCGCCAGCTATCGATCACCTCCCAAAAATGCTTCTCGCTGATATCGCAGTACTTTAAGAAAATATCAAAGTATCTCTGGGGAAATTCCCCGTCAAATTTCTTTACAAGTTCTACCCCCTCTTCCCTTGTGAGGTGTTCATCGCGGATCTCATGCGCAGAATCTGACGTCGCCCTGCCGATCCCGAATTTGATAAACGCAAGGTAATAATGGTACCCGTCTATCTTGTCATCGAGAGAAGCGTATTTGGAATAAGTCCCCTCATTCCTTACGGGATTAGGGGTAAAACCGGTGTTTTCCACGCAATAATAAAAATTCTCCTGCGGTATCCACTTATGATAATAGCCGTAGAAGTGGATTTCCGCGCCTAACGCGTCTAACTCTTTATGCGGCGGAGTCATATACGGCACCAGGTCTTTTTCCTCTATGCCCAGGCTTATCAGGTCCTCAGGGCCAAGGCCTGAGAAATAATGTTTCTTCTGGTCGCCTTTGTAATCCCTGGTAGGTTTAAAAGCGTTTTTCATATCCCCGCCGTACTCCACCTCCCCGTTTTCGCCGTACATTATGAGGGGGATTTGATGTTTTACCGCGATCTGTAAAGGAAAGTTAACCTGGCCATAGATAAATGGCTGAAACGGGTCACCTAGTATCTCAAATGATAATTTAGTCAGTTTCCGGTGTATTATCCCGTTAGGAGTGCCTAAAATATTATCCACCCCTCCGACATGTACCATAGACTGTAAATTCTTGAAGCCGATATCCGTGTAAAGATGCGGCGCCCAGGTAACCGTCAACACATTCATCCCGTATTTGTGTTTTAGCTCGTGCGCGATCCGCGCGCTGTCTTTGCCTCCGCTGGAAGGGACCAGGACCTCATATCCGCCGTCTTTTCTTTTGAATCTCTTCAATAGCTTCAACAGCTCATTTTCCCGCTCTTTCCAGTCAAAGTGCTGTTTTTTGTATTCTGCAAACTGGCAGGCGGAACAGATACTATCAGCGTTGAAAGTGATCCGCGGCCTTTGGTTAGAGATCGTGCATTTCTTGCAGAATTTAACTTCCGCGGGCAGACTATACCGTTTTAGGACATCCTTCTTCTCAACCATTCCCTCTCCCCTTGCAGATAATCTCTTTATTCATCATCATAGTAAGACCTGGCGGCAATTCAGGTTATTTAAAGTGAGCGAATCCTTGATTTCTGCCAAACCAGCCGGCTGGATCATCTTAGATACATTCCCGCTTTTAATAAAATCAAGATTCCCTTCCTCATAGTCAGCGGATTCTACTTCGAATCTTTTGATAAAATCGTAATGCAGAATGGAAGAAATAGCGACCGCGCTCGCTCCTGTTTTCGAGAGAACTTCGCATATATGCTCCGTTCTCCCCGCTCCCCCGTGCGCGATTACAGGGATCAAGACCGCGTCAGCTACCATCCTGGTCAATTCAATGTCAAACCCCCGGCCGGTACCCTCCCTGTCTACCGAAGTCAACATGATCTCTCCTGCCCCTAATTGCTCGGCCTGTTTGGCCCATCCCAGCACTTCTACGCCTGTATATTCTCTGCCGTTATCGGTATACGCTAAATAGCTCCCGTCCGGCTGTTTTATCGCTTCAATAGCGACCACGATCGTCGATGACCCGAATCTTCTCGACGCTTCGCTGATGATCTTCGGATTTTTTAAAGCCGCGGTATTCAAAGCAACCTTATCCGCGCCAACGCGCAAAACATCGCGGATATCATCCAACGTCCTTAATCCGCCTCCTACGGTTAAGGGTATGAAGATATCCCGCGCGGTTTTCTCGATTATCGCGTGGATGCTGTTACGGTTATACAGGCTCGCGACCACGTCCATATAGAGCAGTTCATCCGCTCCGTTCTCGTAATAATACCGCGCAAACTTCTCGGGTTTCCCGAGAACGCGCAGCCCCTCCAGATGAATACCCTTTACGAGGTTAGGGCCTTTAATATCCAATCTGGGGATGATGCGTGTATATTTCAACGTATTAGCTCTTTGCGTTTGCTCATCAGCAATTCTGCCAGCTCAAAATCCAGAGGAGTATCTATATCTACTGACCTTTCCAGGGGCATAATATAGGGATACGTAGGCTTTCCGTAAACATCCCTGCTCTTCTTCAAAAACACAACGGAGGCGAGATAAAGGGCGCCGTTTACACGGTAATAAACCGGAAGTTTCTGCCTGTTTTTATTACGGACATTTTTTGCTATAAAGTTGCCCATCAACCCGTCACTTGACATCCGGTTTATCCAATAAGGATGACACTCAGTCGGACAGATAGAAACGACGGACTGGGCATTCTTCCGGAACAAAAGCCTTATTGCCGCGTCTATATCCTCTGAATTTCTTAATGGGGATGTCGGCTGCAAAAGCATGATAAAGTCGAATTTGCGCCCTTTTCTTTCCAGGGAATTCAGCGCATGGATCAATACGTCGACGATTATAGCCGAAGATGCCGCGAGGTCTTTCGGCCTCATAAACGGCACCTCAGCTCCATACTTTCTTGCGACGGAAGCAATCTCCTCTAATTCCGTGCTTACGACTACTTTATCGATATACCGGCTCGCCAATGCCTGCTCTATCGACCAGGCGATCAAAGGTTTCCCTGACAGCATCTTGATATTTTTCCCCGGCAAACCCTTGCTTCCCCCGCGGGCCGGAATTAACGCCAGGATCTTCTTGTTTTTGTACATATTCTTCTCTACCAGATTTCCTTTAATATCATAAACGCCTCTGCGTATTTAACTCCCGCAGAAGCGCCACGGAACAGAGCCAAAGCCTCGATATTCTTTTCGCTCCTCGGGAAAGGGTGCCTTTTCATTTCGCCTTTGTAAATACGCATGATCCCGATTTTTTTCTTAAGCTGCCCGGAGATGTCCGAAAAACTGTTCGGAAGGAAACCTTTCCCTTTTAAAGGAAGCTGGAATTCGGTCTCGGAAAGCACTTCATACATCAGGATCTTTTTTACCGAAGGCGCTCGGAATGATTTCACCGCGCTTTGCACGGCCTCAAAAGCGACCTGATGGTCGGAATGCGCATCGTAGCGGTACGGAGCGTAAACCCAGGCCGGGGAAAGGGCCAGAATTGCGCCATGCACCGCTTTTACCAGCTTGGAACGCGCCATCGTATCAAGCCCGGTAGTCGGGAAATCAAGTTTTATCACCTTTGAAAAACCGTATTTCTTAGCAACAGCGGAAATCTCGCGCTGCCGGGAAACCACCCTGTTTTTCGGGTAACCGCCTGCCTCGGAAACATTAGTCAAAATCAGCCAAAATACCTTGTCTTTCCCGGCAAGATGTTTTAAAAGCGTCCCGCCGCAGCCTAAAGTTTCGTCATCGGGATGGGGAGATACCACTAAAATGTTCATGATTTACCTCTTATTAATAAGTCATTCTTTTCTGCAGTAAACATTTTCCCGGCGTCACCCTTTCAAGCGCGTCAGCGATCTTTATAGCGGCCCTGCCGCTGCCGTAAGGATTGCGGCAATTTCTTACCTTCCTTAAGAAGGCCTTATCGGAAACGGCTTTGCGTAACGCCATTAGGATCGCCGTCTTTTTGTAAGGCACATCTATCACGTTCCCTGACCTGAGCCTTCCCTGCTGACGGCTTCCGATATTTATACAGGGCACCTTGAAGACAGGCGTTTCCATTATGCCGCTGCTGGAATTTCCGGCCACCGCCGAGGCGATCCTTAAGATCCCGAAATAGTTCTTCCACCCCAGGCTTTTTCTTATCCTGAAGTGCGGTACCCTGGCATATTCCTTTATCGCCTTGATCATCCGGTCGCTGCCCGCATCATTGCAAGGATAGGTGATGATCGTCTGGCAGCCGAATTCTTTCAAGGCATCCAGGCTTTCCTTGATCTGGCTATAAGCGAGCTCGCTCTCGGTGGTCACCGGATGCTGGGTGAAGACTATCACCGCCCTATCGGGATCGATCTTAAGATCACGGGCCAGTTCCTTCGGTTTAGCGTATTCGCCGGATAAAAAATTATCGATCGCCGTAGAGCCGACAT
The sequence above is a segment of the Candidatus Omnitrophota bacterium genome. Coding sequences within it:
- a CDS encoding radical SAM protein — translated: MKILLVVYDNDSYIHWFPQGLAYVAAILLKNGHEVEIYSQDVHHYPEEHLTGKLDKDKFDVIGVSVVGGYYQYRKLLKISAAINKAKNRPFFIIGGHGPSPEPEFFLKKTKADAAVIGEGEITVIELLDALANRKSLSGIKGIAFRSGDEVQVNERRDPIKDIDTIPFPAYRLFPISYYRLFRMPHVNNSDFVMTVLSSRGCTFQCNFCYRMDKGFRARRNECIVDEISLLKRDFGITYITFGDELLMSSIERTISLCEAFLKAKLNIRWDCNGRLNYAKPEVLKIMKKSGCTFINYGIESMDDLVLKNMKKGLTAELIVKGIEATSKSGISQGFNIIFGNIGENKETLDKGVEFLLKYDNGAQLRTIRPVTPYPGSPLYYHAIKKGLLRDCEDFYENKHVNSDLLAVNFTDMTDDEYYEALYEANKRLLENYCHNREHKMIEEAKDLYFNKNRDFRGFRQS
- a CDS encoding PIG-L deacetylase family protein, which produces MNILVVSPHPDDETLGCGGTLLKHLAGKDKVFWLILTNVSEAGGYPKNRVVSRQREISAVAKKYGFSKVIKLDFPTTGLDTMARSKLVKAVHGAILALSPAWVYAPYRYDAHSDHQVAFEAVQSAVKSFRAPSVKKILMYEVLSETEFQLPLKGKGFLPNSFSDISGQLKKKIGIMRIYKGEMKRHPFPRSEKNIEALALFRGASAGVKYAEAFMILKEIW
- the neuC gene encoding UDP-N-acetylglucosamine 2-epimerase: MHKRKIALFTGNRAEYGLLRPLVKELLSRRGFNTQLIVSGSHLSEKFGNTHSEIEYFDRLEVKKVLLPQSDLPDNVLPVFAELVKSGARLLGRIRPDILVLAGDRYETYAMAISAFYSNIPIAHLFGGDLSQGGNLDDSVRHSITKLSHLHFVSNQDSYLRVLGLGEEKWRVFNVGSTAIDNFLSGEYAKPKELARDLKIDPDRAVIVFTQHPVTTESELAYSQIKESLDALKEFGCQTIITYPCNDAGSDRMIKAIKEYARVPHFRIRKSLGWKNYFGILRIASAVAGNSSSGIMETPVFKVPCINIGSRQQGRLRSGNVIDVPYKKTAILMALRKAVSDKAFLRKVRNCRNPYGSGRAAIKIADALERVTPGKCLLQKRMTY
- a CDS encoding imidazole glycerol phosphate synthase cyclase subunit encodes the protein MKYTRIIPRLDIKGPNLVKGIHLEGLRVLGKPEKFARYYYENGADELLYMDVVASLYNRNSIHAIIEKTARDIFIPLTVGGGLRTLDDIRDVLRVGADKVALNTAALKNPKIISEASRRFGSSTIVVAIEAIKQPDGSYLAYTDNGREYTGVEVLGWAKQAEQLGAGEIMLTSVDREGTGRGFDIELTRMVADAVLIPVIAHGGAGRTEHICEVLSKTGASAVAISSILHYDFIKRFEVESADYEEGNLDFIKSGNVSKMIQPAGLAEIKDSLTLNNLNCRQVLL
- a CDS encoding N-acetyl sugar amidotransferase; its protein translation is MVEKKDVLKRYSLPAEVKFCKKCTISNQRPRITFNADSICSACQFAEYKKQHFDWKERENELLKLLKRFKRKDGGYEVLVPSSGGKDSARIAHELKHKYGMNVLTVTWAPHLYTDIGFKNLQSMVHVGGVDNILGTPNGIIHRKLTKLSFEILGDPFQPFIYGQVNFPLQIAVKHQIPLIMYGENGEVEYGGDMKNAFKPTRDYKGDQKKHYFSGLGPEDLISLGIEEKDLVPYMTPPHKELDALGAEIHFYGYYHKWIPQENFYYCVENTGFTPNPVRNEGTYSKYASLDDKIDGYHYYLAFIKFGIGRATSDSAHEIRDEHLTREEGVELVKKFDGEFPQRYFDIFLKYCDISEKHFWEVIDSWRSPHIWEKTGGEWKLKHAVWMDEK
- a CDS encoding acylneuraminate cytidylyltransferase family protein, whose product is MYKNKKILALIPARGGSKGLPGKNIKMLSGKPLIAWSIEQALASRYIDKVVVSTELEEIASVARKYGAEVPFMRPKDLAASSAIIVDVLIHALNSLERKGRKFDFIMLLQPTSPLRNSEDIDAAIRLLFRKNAQSVVSICPTECHPYWINRMSSDGLMGNFIAKNVRNKNRQKLPVYYRVNGALYLASVVFLKKSRDVYGKPTYPYIMPLERSVDIDTPLDFELAELLMSKRKELIR